Proteins encoded together in one Polaribacter reichenbachii window:
- a CDS encoding peptidoglycan DD-metalloendopeptidase family protein: MKKVFILFALIIAFLSCKKEEVKPVLIVKEEPKPDIKFGYNVDDYKVIHDTIKSGESFGIILDRHHVMYPKINQIAAVVKDTFDVRRVRAGKPYTILASKDSTEKAQVFIYKHDKINATILDFKDSLITAKQYQKPIKIVEKVANGVINANFTYSMDSLGLKPNLTYKVADIYAWTLDFLRLQKGDKFKIVYEEKFIDDTTFAGYGKVKSAVFNHNGRDLYAFRFLADSTLNIHEYYDENAKMLRSQFLKSPIKFQYRISSRYNLRRRIAYYGNKIKPHKGTDFAAKIGTPIIATASGTVVESTRRGGNGKFVKIKHNSTYSTQYLHMSRQAVKKGQYVKQGDVIGYVGMTGNTGGPHVCYRFWKFGKQVDPLREKLPAAEPMKKEVKPAFFDYIKTLKYQLDYQRVPAEEPEVVKEIIAQN; this comes from the coding sequence TTGAAAAAAGTATTTATCCTTTTCGCCCTTATTATAGCATTTTTATCTTGTAAAAAAGAGGAAGTAAAACCAGTTCTAATTGTAAAAGAAGAACCAAAACCAGATATTAAATTTGGTTATAATGTAGATGATTATAAGGTGATTCATGATACGATTAAAAGTGGAGAAAGTTTTGGGATAATTTTAGACAGGCACCATGTAATGTATCCTAAAATTAATCAAATTGCTGCTGTTGTTAAAGATACTTTCGATGTAAGAAGAGTAAGAGCGGGTAAACCATATACAATTTTAGCAAGTAAGGATTCTACAGAAAAAGCACAAGTTTTTATTTATAAGCACGATAAAATAAATGCTACAATTCTAGATTTTAAAGATTCTTTAATTACTGCAAAACAATATCAAAAGCCAATTAAAATAGTAGAAAAAGTAGCTAATGGTGTAATCAATGCTAATTTTACTTATTCTATGGATAGTTTAGGGTTAAAACCTAATTTAACTTATAAAGTTGCAGATATTTACGCTTGGACCTTAGATTTCTTACGTCTTCAAAAAGGGGATAAATTCAAAATAGTTTACGAAGAAAAATTTATTGATGATACTACTTTTGCGGGTTATGGTAAAGTAAAATCAGCAGTTTTTAATCATAATGGAAGAGATTTATATGCTTTTCGTTTTTTGGCAGATTCTACTTTAAATATTCATGAATACTATGATGAAAATGCTAAGATGTTAAGGAGTCAGTTTTTAAAATCTCCAATCAAATTTCAGTACAGAATATCATCAAGATATAATTTAAGACGAAGAATTGCATATTATGGCAACAAGATTAAACCTCATAAAGGTACAGATTTTGCTGCAAAAATAGGTACGCCAATTATTGCTACAGCCAGTGGTACAGTTGTAGAATCTACAAGAAGAGGTGGTAATGGAAAGTTTGTAAAAATAAAACATAACAGTACATATTCTACTCAATATTTACATATGAGCAGGCAAGCTGTAAAAAAAGGACAATATGTAAAACAAGGAGATGTAATTGGTTATGTGGGTATGACAGGAAATACTGGTGGCCCTCACGTTTGCTACCGTTTTTGGAAATTTGGTAAACAAGTTGATCCTTTAAGAGAAAAATTACCAGCAGCAGAACCTATGAAAAAAGAGGTAAAACCTGCCTTTTTTGATTACATAAAAACATTAAAATATCAATTAGATTATCAAAGGGTTCCTGCAGAAGAACCAGAAGTAGTTAAAGAAATAATAGCACAAAATTAA